A single region of the Triticum dicoccoides isolate Atlit2015 ecotype Zavitan chromosome 2B, WEW_v2.0, whole genome shotgun sequence genome encodes:
- the LOC119361732 gene encoding meiosis-specific protein PAIR3-like, protein MTEIKLPNIQKVTSSDHWSLASNQYPSGKFPKVSIGIPPPRSDSVSRSRDVAAAAAPAFERNLSQRTDGRSRPPKANNASLRVSQEAANHGGSAAQAPEATHVRVSLTQPDDHAREQTGTFSFGTRKEQGSQLDQLQKAPFVNSQGKRQMESADNTKSNSEVLRMKLRGILGTSQTKQAVAPNPEDIETPDQPKSLTTNGPSSGIKKVYTSRFPDIIKTPDLLNCQTGTYAKSKPSSDPIESDSDTPQVVEMRPVTRTLGRKKAPAASKKQDKNQSAKKPLSTSRSAPKQKTQDNVFVFDEKCTPKTVGKSANGNSGCLRNLRSSNRKAKVELKKVHCSDKISDKITQDAREGQLSSRNAASSENKGEKTTSFSSLSRAGKTAESRSRSPTREKRLNGMAKVGLQKMQLSEKLLPTTLNEGEDKLSSQNISSKSKENYSSLLHRKENSNLSKASDRSPQAHKPAGNTFNLPPSGAASPSPEPKMYPWGNEASPQINGKPSGTASPSPEPKMYPWDNEASPQINGKPSGAASPSPEAKKYPWENEASPQINGKLGEKFASPLADRFRNMGDDFASPTFATNVNGYHTRSKVLHDDTYSPKYPKSVNRSRSSSFASDPGSEPSDEMDKTYDLPKSESPNSSEERENKKQPDLSPISPTEDEMAQTSIPSFGEGYKTRKWLSDVDSPDKSLENLDRKSHLKEGKRGKRRLPSPVPFATSGTQETIMSDKEPVQCPDDYLNRAFDELLLVLGRFQTKIKSETRNRSSEILAGTGEIIRQHLEGVEVQMQDDVDKLVNAGKSKRKRLNSTFEEQQEQLRVLHEKFKEEVNQQLLGCKNSLEEFEAYHAELKGVAEKQKASHKKLLQQAESRVGSQLNDAEIKIAKVQKRARKKMNGLKHVLKELITDTAD, encoded by the exons ATGACGGAGATCAAGCTGCCGAATATCCAGAAA GTTACATCAAGTGATCACTGGAGTTTGGCCAGCAACCAGTATCCATCTGGTAAATTTCCTAAGGTATCAATTGGCATCCCTCCTCCAAGGTCAGATTCTGTATCAAGAAGCAgagatgttgctgctgctgctgcccctgCATTCGAGAGGAACCTGTCTCAGAGAACTGATGGAAGATCTAGACCCCCGAAAGCGAATAATGCTTCACTCCGGGTCTCACAAGAAGCTGCAAACCATGGTGGATCTGCTGCACAGGCACCTGAAGCCACCCATGTTAGGGTTTCTCTAACACAACCTGATGACCATGCACGTGAGCAAACCGGAACCTTTTCCTTTGGAACAAGAAAAGAACAAGGCAGCCAGCTTGACCAACTGCAAAAGGCACCCTTCGTGAATTCACAAGGAAAGCGCCAAATGGAATCTGCAGATAACACCAAGTCCAACAGCGAAGTGCTCAGGATGAAGCTGCGGGGGATCCTTGGTACATCACAAACCAAACAGGCTGTTGCACCAAACCCTGAAGACATTGAGACACCGGACCAACCGAAAAGTCTAACAACCAATGGACCATCTTCAGGGATCAAGAAGGTTTACACGTCACGTTTTCCTGATATTATCAAGACACCTGATCTGCTCAACTGTCAAACAGGTACCTATGCAAAGAGCAAACCATCCTCTGATCCAATTGAGTCAGATTCTGATACTCCACAAGTAGTTGAAATGAGGCCTGTTACTCGCACCTTGGGTCGCAAGAAAGCACCAGCAGCCTCCAAGAAGCAGGATAAGAACCAGAGTGCAAAGAAACCATTGTCTACTTCACGTTCTGCACCCAAACAGAAAACGCAGGACAATGTCTTTGTTTTTGATGAGAAATGCACACCCAAAACCGTGGGGAAATCTGCAAATGGTAACTCTGGCTGCTTGAGAAATCTTAGAAGCTCAAATAGGAAGGCTAAAGTAGAGCTTAAGAAGGTCCATTGTTCTGACAAGATTTCTGACAAGATCACACAGGATGCTAGGGAAGGACAGCTATCTTCTAGAAATGCAGCATCATCAGAGAATAAGGGAGAGAAAACCACCTCCTTTTCTTCATTGTCCCGAGCTGGAAAAACTGCTGAGAGCCGTTCTAGAAGCCCTACAAGGGAGAAACGGCTGAATGGAATGGCTAAAGTTGGGCTTCAGAAGATGCAGTTGTCAGAGAAGTTGCTGCCCACGACACTGAATGAGGGTGAAGATAAGCTCTCTTCGCAGAATATTTCATCAAAGAGCAAGGAAAATTATTCTTCATTGCTGCACCGGAAGGAGAATTCTAATTTGAGCAAAGCTTCAGACAGAAGCCCTCAGGCACATAAACCAGCGGGAAATACTTTTAACTTGCCACCATCTGGCGCTGCTAGTCCATCACCTGAACCGAAAATGTATCCATGGGGCAACGAGGCAAGTCCCCAGATAAATGGTAAACCATCTGGCACTGCTAGTCCATCACCTGAACCGAAAATGTACCCATGGGACAATGAGGCAAGTCCCCAGATAAATGGCAAACCATCTGGCGCTGCTAGTCCGTCACCTGAAGCGAAAAAGTACCCATGGGAGAACGAGGCAAGCCCCCAGATAAATGGTAAACTGGGAGAGAAGTTTGCCAGTCCATTGGCAGACAGATTCAGAAACATGGGAGATGATTTTGCAAGTCCTACTTTTGCAACTAATGTAAATGGCTACCACACTAGAAGTAAAGTGCTACATGATGACACATACAGCCCCAAGTATCCAAAAAGTGTGAACAGGTCAAGATCAAGTTCCTTTGCTTCTGATCCAGGGTCTGAGCCATCG GACGAGATGGATAAAACCTATGATTTACCTAAAAGTGAATCTCCTAATTCTTCAGAAGAAAGGGAGAACAAAAAACAACCAGATCTTTCTCCCATTTCGCCAACTGAAGATGAAATGGCTCAAACTTCTATTCCAAGTTTTGGGGAAG GATATAAAACTCGCAAATGGCTTTCAGATGTAGACAGCCCTGATAAATCTCTAGAAAATCTGGATAGGAAATCACATCTAAAAGAGGGTAAAAGAGGCAAACGGCGCTTACCTTCGCCTGTTCCTTTTGCCACTTCTG GAACACAAGAAACTATAATGTCAGACAAAGAACCAGTGCAATGCCCAGATGACTACCTAAACAG GGCTTTTGATGAGTTACTGCTGGTGCTGGGAAGGTTTCAAACCAAGATTAAGTCCGAAACAAGAAATAGAAGTTCTGAGATACTGGCAGGTACTGGAGAGATAATTCGCCAGCACCTCGAGGGAGTTGAGGTGCAAATGCAGGATGATGT GGATAAGCTGGTCAATGCAGGAAAATCTAAAAGGAAGCGACTAAACTCAACATTTGAAG AGCAACAAGAACAGTTACGGGTTCTTCATGAGAAGTTCAAGGAGGAGGTTAATCAGCAGTTGCTTGGTTGCAAGAACTCTCTCGAGGAATTTGAAGCCTATCATGCAGAACTTAAGGGAGTAGCTGAGAAGCAAA AAGCATCACACAAGAAGCTCCTCCAACAAGCCGAGAGCAGAGTTGGTTCTCAGCTCAACGACGCCGAAATCAAAATCGCGAAGGTTCAGAAG AGAGCCCGGAAGAAGATGAATGGCCTGAAACACGTGCTCAAGGAGCTCATCACCGACACCGCAGATTGA